The following proteins come from a genomic window of Salvia hispanica cultivar TCC Black 2014 chromosome 4, UniMelb_Shisp_WGS_1.0, whole genome shotgun sequence:
- the LOC125219422 gene encoding DNA repair protein UVH3 — translation MGVHGLWELLAPVGRRVSIETLAGKRLAIDASIWMIQFLKAMRDEKGEMVRNAHILGFFRRICKLLYLRTKPVFVFDGGTPALKRRTVIARRRQRENAQVKIRKTAEKLLLNHLKTMRLQELAADLKKQRQENDIKGKKAVELESVNEPGNKLQGDDDVASSFRQVELDEMLAASIAAEENEGFGIGASTSGARDDELLDEDDDGDEEMILPEMHDKVDPAVLASLPPSMQLDLLVQMRERLMAENRQKYQKVKKAPERFSELQIEAYLKTVAFRREIDGVQKSAAGRGIGGVQTSRIASEPNREFIFSSSFTGDKESLTSVGQERNGVDRRPPSVVSSAHAVNIDQRMKKSDVAAEPTVAESEKAYHDDVETYLDVRDTGISMTRDLQRNVDLRTLMNQEIMEKNEKGNNGSPTTRNSPGVPDDSHHINLQLEATGVNNGDKIGEPVVLTGTSFEISFEAAIEPDGYSDIDDNLFARLVAGDPITDFSVDNSMISQPPLHTTSDNDWEDGAIEGKSTEYQNVEEGMSDEEEVEWEEGEESQKHFPKGCLEGASALQEVNRRRKADIKGDLSMYDFQENHASEGKKSTECLKVGDMSDEGEIECEEPSEDIQLKSFSSLGESNINLTKGALEEEAALQEAIRRSSENISGCRDVMDFQENFSSERAGVMADESTDCIFADPGEEGPEIFTSADNLHQPFGSMNDLDKINIETTTSSFVVPSPETTNLDSKFWNPSEKGSLAGEVLVGSDKLPVADSKKQPLHACSEDNDGYVIKKPVNFCTEKVVHHMSSSVITGSSHDILRNSGSAYVKNMSQAKLDVHLSSTGNPGKTSADDSGIGVDNLDKDEMDGNFLMETEIKSNDYQDPRILEDRLEGEIAFLGKEREELGSEQRRLERDAGSVNNEMFTECQELLQMFGLPYIIAPMEAEAQCAFMELSNLVDGVVTDDSDAFLFGSQCVYKNIFDDRKYVETYLMKDIENELGLDQEKLIHMALLLGSDYTEGIRGVGIVNAIEVVNAFHGKDGLREFREWIESPDPSILGKIDVEAGGDSRKEEPKGTDDAERKKRIFKDKHRNVSKNWHVSSSFPSDAVISAYVSPQVDKSTEPFAWGKPDLFVLRKLCLEKFGWGASKADELLLPVLNEYSKHETQLRLEAFYTFNERFAKIRSKRIEKAVKGIAGSKSSAVMGETPQQSSRKGMKSKVVRCEDEGNQLDLNSAGGDGAVTTTKPSIEPLKKGQMRKRNYRRVLEESIGVDDESRGRRRQRGSGKGKRSGRVKKKTDIGTSYDDASNSGYGEVLQSHTSDEPPQLRRSGRPRKYVNYNAGAPFMEEVMLKGDKEISGAVKIIDDSLKESGDITLHETDLSHGINEIGIQTKNGDNALETDLTHEMGEIDIQTREDPSGRRQESNDYLQFGGGFCMNEDDEDGHATRETMLDHLTGADLMLKEDRESNTSRPSDEGTCMPDNELDRNDDTSRSDTEGEFKRLNMVSLRAMPNLRKKRRKK, via the exons ATGGGAGTTCACGGCCTCTGGGAACTCCTCGCCCCCGTGGGCCGCCGCGTCTCCATCGAAACCCTCGCCGGCAAGAGGCTCGCGATCG ATGCGAGCATATGGATGATACAGTTTCTGAAGGCAATGCGGGACGAAAAAGGGGAAATGGTCAGGAACGCCCACATATTGGGCTTCTTTCGTCGAATTTGCAAGCTTCTCTATCTTCGAACTAAGCCGGTTTTCGTCTTCGACGGTGGCACGCCTGCTCTCAAGCGCCGCACTGTCATCGCTCGCCGCCGCCAGCGTGAGAATGCCCAGGTTAAGATCAGAAAGACTGCGGAGAAGTTGTTACTCAATCAT CTTAAGACAATGAGATTGCAAGAGTTGGCGGCAGATCTTAAAAAACAGAGACAGGAAAATGATATCAAAGGGAAAAAGGCCGTCGAACTAGAATCTGTTAATGAGCCGGGAAACAAGTTGCAAggtgatgatgatgtggcTTCAAGTTTCCGTCAAGTAGAGTTAGACGAGAT GTTGGCAGCTTCTATTGCTGCAGAAGAGAATGAGGGTTTTGGCATTGGTGCATCAACCTCAGGTGCTCGAGATGATGAACTTCTTGACGAGGACGATGATGGAGATGAGGAAATGATACTA CCCGAGATGCATGATAAAGTTGATCCTGCTGTTTTGGCTTCTTTGCCTCCGTCGATGCAACTTGATCTTCTTGTTCAG ATGAGAGAGAGACTCATGGCTGAGAATAGGCAGAAGTACCAGAAGGTCAAAAAG GCCCCAGAAAGATTTTCGGAGTTACAAATAGAAGCTTATCTCAAAACAGTTGCATTCCGCCGTGAGATAGATGGGGTTCAGAAGTCTGCTGCAGGGAGGGGCATAGGTGGTGTGCAGACATCGCGAATTGCATCTGAACCCAACAgggaatttattttttcctcatCATTCACCGGGGATAAAGA ATCCCTAACATCTGTTGGACAAGAGAGAAATGGGGTTGACCGTCGGCCCCCATCAGTAGTGTCTTCTGCTCATGCTGTCAATATAGATCAGCGGATGAaaaaatctgatgtggcagctGAACCAACTGTGGCTGAATCTGAAAAGGCATATCATGATGATGTTGAGACTTATTTGGATGTAAGAGACACTGGGATCAGTATGACACGAGATCTGCAGAGGAATGTAGATTTGAGGACACTAATGAATCAGGAGATcatggaaaaaaatgaaaagggtaATAATGGATCTCCCACTACTAGGAATTCTCCAGGTGTTCCAGATGATTCACATCACATAAACCTGCAGCTGGAAGCTACTGGTGTGAATAATGGTGACAAAATAGGGGAGCCTGTAGTGTTAACTGGTACTTcttttgagatttcttttgaAGCTGCAATAGAGCCTGATGGATATAGCGATATTGATGATAATTTATTTGCTCGTCTGGTGGCTGGTGACCCAATTACAGACTTTTCTGTTGATAATTCCATGATATCTCAACCACCTTTGCATACTACTTCAGATAATGATTGGGAGGACGGAGCCATTGAAGGCAAAAGTACAGAATATCAGAATGTAGAAGAGGGCATGAGTGATGAGGAAGAAGTTGAGTGGGAGGAAGGAGAAGAAAGCCAGAAACATTTTCCGAAGGGATGTCTTGAAGGAGCATCTGCTCTTCAGGAGGtaaatagaagaagaaaagcaGACATAAAGGGTGATTTATCGATGTATGACTTCCAAGAAAATCATGCATCAGAAGGAAAGAAAAGTACAGAGTGTCTGAAAGTAGGGGACATGAGTGATGAGGGAGAAATCGAATGTGAGGAACCGTCTGAAGACATTCaattgaaatcattttcttctcTAGGTGAAAGCAATATAAATCTTACAAAGGGTGCCTTGGAAGAAGAAGCGGCTTTGCAGGAAGCAATTAGAAGAAGTTCAGAGAATATATCAGGTTGCAGAGACGTGATGGATTTTCAGGAAAATTTCTCGTCAGAAAGGGCTGGGGTAATGGCTGATGAGAGTACCGATTGCATATTTGCCGATCCAGGGGAAGAGGGGCCTGAGATTTTCACCTCAGCCGACAATTTACACCAACCATTTGGCTCAATGAATGAtcttgataaaattaatatagaaacTACAACTTCTTCATTTGTAGTACCGAGTCCTGAAACAACCAATTTAGACTCAAAGTTTTGGAATCCTAGTGAAAAGGGATCTTTAGCTGGTGAGGTACTAGTGGGTTCAGACAAACTCCCAGTAGCAGATTCTAAAAAACAGCCATTACACGCTTGTAGTGAAGATAATGATGGGTATGTTATCAAGAAGCCAGTGAATTTTTGTACTGAAAAGGTTGTGCATCATATGAGTAGCTCTGTGATCACTGGTTCATCACATGACATATTGCGTAATTCTGGTTCTGCTTATGTAAAGAACATGTCTCAGGCAAAGCTAGACGTTCATTTGAGTAGTACTGGGAATCCTGGCAAAACTTCTGCTGATGATTCAGGAATTGGTGTAGATAATTTAGACAAGGATGAAATGGATGGCAACTTTTTAATggaaacagaaattaaaagtaatgaTTATCAGGATCCAAGGATTCTTGAGGATCGCTTGGAGGGAGAAATTGCATTTCTAGGTAAAGAACGTGAAGAACTAGGAAGTGAGCAGCGGAGGCTGGAGAGGGATGCAGGATCAGTCAACAATGAGATGTTTACTGAATGTCAG gAGTTGCTTCAAATGTTTGGATTACCATACATCATTGCACCAATGGAAGCTGAAGCTCAATGTGCTTTCATGGAGTTATCAAATCTTGTTGACGGTGTGGTAACAGATGACTCTGATGCATTCTTATTTGGGTCTCAGTGTGTCTACAAAAACATCTTTGATGATCGCAAATATGTGGAAACATATTTGATGAAG GATATTGAGAATGAGCTTGGCTTGGATCAAGAAAAGCTAATCCATATGGCATTGCTTCTTGGAAGTGATTACACTGAAGGCATTCG CGGTGTCGGCATTGTTAATGCGATTGAGGTTGTTAATGCTTTTCATGGGAAAGATGGTCTTCGTGAGTTTCGAGAGTGGATTGAATCACCGGATCCTAGTATCCTTGGGAAAATAGATGTAGAAGCAGGAGGTGACTCAAGAAAGGAAGAACCAAAAGGCACCGACGATGCTGAAAGGAAAAAACGGATTTTCAAGGATAAGCAT AGAAATGTGAGCAAAAATTGGCACGTCAGTTCTTCTTTTCCAAGCGATGCTGTGATTTCTGCTTATGTTTCCCCACAAGTGGATAAATCAACCGAACCATTTGCATGGGGAAAACCGGATCTTTTTGTTCTTCGCAA ATTGTGTCTGGAGAAATTTGGCTGGGGCGCCTCTAAAGCTGATGAGTTGCTGCTACCAGTGCTGAATGAGTACAGCAAGCATGAG ACGCAACTGAGACTGGAAGCGTTTTACACCTTCAATGAAAGATTTGCCAAAATTCGGAGCAAGAGAATAGAGAAGGCTGTCAAAGGAATAGCGGGGTCTAAATCTTCTGCTGTGATGGGTGAAACACCTCAACAATCATCCAGGAAGGGCATGAAAAGCAAAGTGGTGCGCTGTGAAGATGAAGGAAACCAATTAGATTTAAATTCAGCAGGAGGGGATGGTGCTGTTACCACAACAAAACCATCCATTGAGCCACTGAAAAAAGGACAGATGAGGAAAAGAAATTATCGTAGAGTGTTGGAAGAATCTATTGGTGTAGATGATGAATCACGTGGTCGGCGAAGACAACGAGGAAGTGGCAAAGGAAAGAGAAGTGGAAGAGTAAAGAAGAAAACTGATATTGGAACCAGCTATGACGATGCCAGCAATAGTGGATATGGTGAAGTATTGCAATCCCACACATCTGATGAACCTCCTCAATTACGAAGG TCTGGACGACCTCGGAAATATGTGAATTACAACGCGGGTGCGCCTTTCATGGAAGAAGTAATGTTAAAGGGGGATAAAGAAATCAGTGGTGCAGTAAAGATCATCGATGATTCTCTAAAGGAGAGTGGTGACATTACATTGCATGAGACAGATCTGTCACACGGAATAAATGAGATTGGCATACAAACAAAAAACGGTGACAATGCGTTGGAGACAGATCTGACACATGAAATGGGTGAGATTGATATTCAAACAAGAGAAGATCCTTCTGGCCGTAGGCAAGAATCGAATGATTATCTTCAGTTTGGAGGCGGGTTCTGCATgaatgaagatgatgaagatggcCATGCAACAAGAGAAACCATGCTTGATCATCTCACTGGTGCTGATCTCATGCTGAAAGAAGATCGGGAAAGCAA